The Brassica napus cultivar Da-Ae chromosome C7, Da-Ae, whole genome shotgun sequence genomic interval TGCATGACTAAACGAACCAAAACAAGAACAAAaccattaaagaaaaaaaaactaatcaaaatgaaaaaaaaaaattagtacaTGATGTGACAAGTGAAACGAACTAGAGAAACAAAGTAGGGATCGGTGAAATATCCCCAAATGGCATCTTCGCATTCATTTTTCATGTTGACGACAAGATTGCAACAATAGTCACTGACTTGAAACATCCTCGTGTAGAAACTAAACGCCATCTGCCCACGACATTCTCCAACAGGTCCCATGTTTCTCACACAACTTCCAAAGTGTTCCAATGGACTCTGATGGTGATGATGTTCCGGAGGTGGATTTGATGGCTCGCTAGGAGAGGATGACTCATCACCACCGCTTGGTGGCGAAGGAGATGGAGACTTCTTGGGAGTTGGAGGCGGAAGAGATGGTGTTGGTGGCGGTGGAGATGGAGACTTCTTTGGAGTTGGAGTCGCAAGAGACGGTGTAGGCGGCTGTGGAGATATTTTGGGAGCTGGAAGAGGAGATAGTATAGGTGGCAGCGAAGACATTTTGGGTGTTGGCGGCGGTGGAGATGGAGACTTCATTGGAGTTGGAGCCGCAAGAGACGGTGTTGGTGGGGGTGAAGATATTTTGGGAGTTGGAAGAGGAGATGGTGTAGGTGGCAGCGAAGACATTTTGGGTGTTGAAAGCGAAGGTGCAGTTGTTGGTCTTGGCTGTGGAGATATTTTGGGAGTTGGAGTTGGAGGAGATGGTGTTGGCTGCGGTGGAGACATTTTGGGAGATGGTGTAGGCGGCGGTGGAGATATTTTGggagttggaggaggaggatatGGTGTCGGTGGAGGAGGAGACGTTTTGGGAGCTGGAGGCGAAGCTGACGGTGTTGACGGAGAAATGGAAATGGAAATGGCTGGAGCAGATCCGTTGCTATGAGTACACTTCCAGACTTTGGAATCTCCATAGTTGAATTTATGGGAAGTGCTCGTTAACATTAAGTTTCTGTAGGTATTCGACGGATGTGGCCATCCTTTGATGGGGTTTGGCCAGAATCTCAGGTCTTTTCCTAAGGTTATGGTCGGAAAAATTACGAGGCAGAGGAAAGCTGCTGCCACGAGGAACATGGAGCTTTTCATGGTTTATGgtggaaaaaaaagagaggaagatTTGTGAAGGAAGTGCATAAACAAATCTAAGGCACGACTATATACGCTTATATATACAGAAAACGGTTGGGTTAAAAGTATCTCAAACCTAGTGAAGAATATTTAAGTTATTCGCTATTATCACGATCTTAAAGTGataaaaaatgatcaaaatatctACCTCCAAATATTTGGAGAATGCTCACCCTCATCAAAAAGAATTTGGAATTTACTGTATTTTACTGGTGTGTAATGTGTAAACTAAagtgtaatattaaaatgtctttgattagataattgaaaCTCTTGTGTATTTACAGTATTGATTTACGTCGAGAAAGGCTCAATATGAATAATATTAAGCCCACCATACAAGCATATTTCATGCATAAAACAAGATTCTTGATAGTCTTCTTGGGCCCATTTTCAAGGTCTATACCATCTATGAGGATAGAATCTAAAAAGACCAAATTGAGAATAAATTTTCACATTCAAACTTAATTGATCTCTAAAAGCAATCCATCTTCCAGTCCCTTCACAACTAACTGAGTAAACTAAAGGAAAAGATCAACAAGTAGTTGagcaggaaaaaaaaagagtagaaaGTTTCATAACaagaagacttttttttttttgcattttgcAAAACCTTTAGTTAAATGTAGAAGAAAGAGTCATTAGATAACCAAAAACACTAGTAATCTGCTCTTAGAAACTTCTCGTACTCGGTCCCATTCAATGTCTTGTTTACATCTTCCCAATTCTTGATATGATCCGACAAATCTCCTCTGTGTATTTTCACCTGTCTGCTTGACAAATCCTTCACAGGAATGCTCAAAAACTCCTGAACTTGCTTCAACTTCTGCACCAAACACCAAAAGGAGTTAAACATCCACTACAAACTTTGCTTCCAACGTTATGATAAAACCTTTACCGTTGGATTTGTTATCAGATCTTCATACAAAACAACCATATGACGAGTGGTATTGAAATACTCCAAAGCCTTTGCCGCTAAACTCTCTGTTTCTTGTAAATCATGGATCAATGATGTCGAGTTAATAACAGGCTTGTACCTAGAAAGTGCATCTGCCTACAACAatcccaaaattaaaaaaaccaaaaacaaacgAAACATTATTAAATGCATATTAAAAACACAAAACCTCTTCAGGAGAATGAACATGAGACTTGTGAGTTCCATTCAACAGCTTAGCGTAACGGTCATAAGAGTTTGCCAACAGAGAAACCATTCTTCTCAGAGGATTCCTTCTGAACAAGAATATAGCCGAGACGCCTCTCCGGTTAAAGTAATCCACAATCTCCACATGGTTAGCCAACAAGCCTTGGTTAAGCATCCATTTGAACCCAATCGCAGCAGAGCATTCGTTCTTCGAAGCGCTCGTGAACCAATCGAGATTATAAACTCTATCGAGAGTCTCTCTATCGAGAGTCTCGACGATCGAAGACACGTTCTTTCTTCGATCCATAACCGAGAAGATCTCTCCGTTGGAACTCACGTTGTCGTGGCTGTTCAGCAACGTTTCGAACCAACCGCTTCCTGATCTCTGCATCGAGAGTATCGCAAAGAACCTCACTGGATTGTGCCCACATTCAGCTCTGTTTTTTTAAACGAAACACAGAAACAGAGCATAAGAAACAGAGTGTCGACACACAgacaagaacagagagagagagagagactagagagtaGTTTACCGATTAAAAGTCTGTGGCTTTGGGTAATGAATCCGAGTGATAACGTGTGATGAGTGAGAATCAACAGGATTTGGAACAAGCTGGGAGCTTTGGAGACTAAACTGTTTTAAGCAAACAGAGCAAATGTAGAGACCACAGACCATTGCAAACACTAAGACTATCATTCTTAAGAACAGAGGTGACTTCTTTGGTTGCTTTATTACAATCGATGCACTGTCCTGTTGCATTAACATCAAATCAAATCTTTAGACTTGAGTGAATCTTCAATCTTGAGATCAAGAATATACATAATAAAAGGTAGAAACTTTGAATCTTCATGAAGAAAGAAACAGAGTTTGCAGGTAGATTAGAGTGATGAAGCATACATGCAGAGATGCCCAGAAGCTTATTAACAGAAAAGATctacgagagagagagaaagagaagaccTTTCCGAATAAACAGATAAACTCCGCCATTGATGCTTCTAGAAGCCGAGGAATCAAAAGAGCAGAATGTTAGATAGAGAGAGGAGATATATGGATTCATGAATCCATCTTCTTGGTCCAGAGAatctgaggagaaagaagaagaagtagccAAAAGAGTTTGGTATTTGAGCAAAGATtttgtataaaactataaaAGTTTCCCTCGTGGAAAGTCGAGCCACTGTCATTAAGACATAGGGACTGTCTTTTTCTCCTTCGCTAATTTATCTCAGATTTGTATTAactaattagtttttttgtttaattaaatgtttagtttttatttcGCTTTCGCCACTAATTCAGTATTAGCAAAGCTTTCGGATTAGGATATTATATCATTAATCTATTAATATTTCCTTGTTTTTGGGTTGACTTGTTAAAATATTTCATGTTAAATTCTTGAGTTATGAGCATTTTTATAGGGAAATTTTCACTTTGATACCTCATAAATtaggaaatttaaaatatatattattacaagTATTTCAATGTTGATTACCATATCAAAAcatatttcaaatgttttattttgagttatttataataaatttcttAACATTTAAGATAACTATTGGGGAAATTTTACTTATACACTTTACATCATACCACTTTTCACTTATACCACCACTCAAaggacattttcataaataacaCATTCATTAATTGGTAAAAGACTAAACTAACCTTATCTTCACTTCAATCTATCGTCTCTTTCTTCTCCACCGTCGTGAtccttcttctctctccttTCGGATTCACCGTCTCTCTCTCCGTCGGATCCACCGTCTCTCTCTCCGTCAGATCCGCCGTCTCTCTTTCCGAGATCCATCGTCTCTCTCCCTGTGGAGATCGTTCTTCTCTCTCCGTTGAGATATGTCGTCATCTCCGACGAGATCCATCGTCGTCTCCGTTGAGTTCCATCGTCACTCTCTCTCACGCATCTAGCGATAAGCAATTACGAGAATCACGATTCAAAACTTCAAAGATGTTGGCTCCTCTCCACGATTCACACTggtatgtttttaatttgtgtatTTGTTTTGTTCGATTCAAGTAATATTTTGGATTTGTTCTttctgttataaaaaaaaatcaacgaaGGTTGGTTTATAAAGGTCGATCTAAGAGAAAGAGTTTTGATAGTGAACAttgagttttcaaaaaattataaacctttataaatctGGGTTCAAGTAATTTTAGGATTTTCGTTCCTCTGTtattcaaaaaacaaataaggTTGATTTAGACTTGTCATTTGAATAGTTCTGGTTAGGAGAAATATTTTCGGATAGTGaacattgtattttaaaaaattataacctcATATAAATGTGGGTTTTAAGATATTGTTGATAGTACAACTCAATGCTTACAAGGTTTGGTTCTTGTTAGTTTGTGTTTGCCCTTGCGAGTCTTTTCCTTATATGCACTTATGTATCTATGAATAGGAGAGCTTTGTGTTTGGAGCCAGACAAAAACAAACAGTGCAACCTGGCCATCTGCTTGATGCGTATGGGTCGAATCCCAGAAGCTAAATCTCTGATTGATGCTGTGAGAGATTCTTCTGCAGAGATTGAGTTCGGAGATGAACCGTTCACGAAGTCTTACGACAGAGCCGTTGAGATGTTAGCAGAAGTGGAATCTAAAGATCCAGAAGATGGTCTTTCGGATAAGTTCTATGCGGGATGTTCATTTGCAAACGAAACAATGAAGGAAAACAAAGCTCCTCGGAATGCAAACAGGAACCACTCGCATGTTCCTCCTTCTCCAGCATCTGTTAGACAAACGTGAGAGAGGCTCTGTTGGTCCAAGGATGGATGAAACTGGCCCTTATCTTCCCACTGAGAAGGTTGATCAATTGCAAAGTTCTGATACAAGGGAAAGGAAGGTAGTCTTGCTGCAGCTTGGGTTCTAGCTAATCTATATTATCTTGCATGTTAGAAACCtcttataagggtttataaaactatttataagaacttataaatcatttataaggttttgtaaatatatttataaaagtttatgaaTCTgtatataagggtttataaaaatattataagagttTAATAATCTTCATACCACAATTTATAAGagttaataaatctttttcaagagtttataaatctttaCAAACATTTAGtagtaaaatattcataaagcAAGTGTCTATAATtctaatataaatgtttgtaaattattataataaataaaagattatttataatggtttataaaacaattaataagactttataaaatcagtctataaagttttttaaatatattattaaagtataattcatttataagagtttataaaatcagtttataaggctttataaggattataaataattaataaatatttatgaataatttatgaagatttagaaatcatttataaacctttatcaaTAGTTCATATATATTTCTCATGTGGTGGAAAACAGCAAGATGAGGCAGCAGAGGTTCGTGGGGATATTGAGTTTGCTGTATATCGTTGCGTTCTTAGCTAAGAATAAGAGCGAGTGTCTCCAAGAAAAATGGGGAGTGTTGGAGAAGTCTCCGGAGGCGGCTTTAGATGTGGATCAGACGATCTTTGTGGCTGTTTTGTGGTGAATTATAGAATATTTCTGGATGTTGAATCGTTCTTGAGTGTAGATTTGCTCATGAATCATGATTGAACCTTACCgagtctatatatataatctttagttGATTGTAGATGATGTTAATGATGTACCTCTGTTTGCTAAGAAAATCTGAGAAAtgatataattgttttataaagaaaagGCAGAGAAACCATATCAAATTATATCATCATAATAAAATccttataaggctttataaagataataaataatttataaatgtttataaatcatttatgaaaatttagaaatcatttataaacctttatcaatagtttatatatattcctataaatgatttataaacctttataaaatcaCTTATAAGAATATACCAaatatttataaggttttataaaatcatttataaatatttaaaaaggtaatttcatttataaggtcttaaaaatcatttatatgaatatatagaAACTTTTTATAAGGgtctataaatcatttataagaatgtttaaaattatttataagggtttataaaatcatttatgagGATTTGTAGAATTTCAAAAGGTAATTATGTTATGAAgtcttataaaattttatagaggcttataaatctgtatataagagtttataaaaatattataagagttAATGTTGCAATGTCACAGACGCTGGACTTGACGTTGTTCGGGATCCATTCCACAAAGTAGGATGAGTTCTTGTTCTGGATGTTCATCATCTGCTCATCAACCTCCTTAGTGCTCAGCTTTCCACGGAACACAGTGGATGCAGTTAAGTATCGTCCGTGACGAGGGTCAGCAGCGCACATCATGTTCTTCGCATCCCACATCTGCTGGGTCAGCTCAGGGACACTGAAGGCACTGTATTGCTGTGATCCTCTCGATGTCAACAGAACAAAACCCACCATGAAGAAGTGGAGCCTTGGGAAAGGGATCAGGTTCACAGCGAGCTTCCTATGGTCGGAGTTGAGTTGACCAGGGAAACAAAGACAGCATGTAACACCACTCATTGTAGCCAAGATGAGATGGTTCAGATCACCAACTAgcaaatcacacaaaacaaacaaGTCAAGACCCAAATGTTACATTAAGGTTAATATATACAGAGTCTTTTACTCACAGGAGGGGTCAGAAAGCTTGAGGGTATGGAAGCAGATGTCGTAGAGAGCCTCAT includes:
- the LOC106425627 gene encoding extensin-like codes for the protein MKSSMFLVAAAFLCLVIFPTITLGKDLRFWPNPIKGWPHPSNTYRNLMLTSTSHKFNYGDSKVWKCTHSNGSAPAISISISPSTPSASPPAPKTSPPPPTPYPPPPTPKISPPPPTPSPKMSPPQPTPSPPTPTPKISPQPRPTTAPSLSTPKMSSLPPTPSPLPTPKISSPPPTPSLAAPTPMKSPSPPPPTPKMSSLPPILSPLPAPKISPQPPTPSLATPTPKKSPSPPPPTPSLPPPTPKKSPSPSPPSGGDESSSPSEPSNPPPEHHHHQSPLEHFGSCVRNMGPVGECRGQMAFSFYTRMFQVSDYCCNLVVNMKNECEDAIWGYFTDPYFVSLVRFTCHIMY
- the LOC106425647 gene encoding nodulation protein H; this encodes MAEFICLFGKDSASIVIKQPKKSPLFLRMIVLVFAMVCGLYICSVCLKQFSLQSSQLVPNPVDSHSSHVITRIHYPKPQTFNRAECGHNPVRFFAILSMQRSGSGWFETLLNSHDNVSSNGEIFSVMDRRKNVSSIVETLDRETLDRVYNLDWFTSASKNECSAAIGFKWMLNQGLLANHVEIVDYFNRRGVSAIFLFRRNPLRRMVSLLANSYDRYAKLLNGTHKSHVHSPEEADALSRYKPVINSTSLIHDLQETESLAAKALEYFNTTRHMVVLYEDLITNPTKLKQVQEFLSIPVKDLSSRQVKIHRGDLSDHIKNWEDVNKTLNGTEYEKFLRADY
- the LOC106404469 gene encoding protein POLLENLESS 3-like; translated protein: MLAPLHDSHWRALCLEPDKNKQCNLAICLMRMGRIPEAKSLIDAVRDSSAEIEFGDEPFTKSYDRAVEMLAEVESKDPEDGLSDKFYAGCSFANETMKENKAPRNANRNHSHVPPSPASVRQT
- the LOC125590338 gene encoding tubulin beta-3 chain-like — protein: MSGVTCCLCFPGQLNSDHRKLAVNLIPFPRLHFFMVGFVLLTSRGSQQYSAFSVPELTQQMWDAKNMMCAADPRHGRYLTASTVFRGKLSTKEVDEQMMNIQNKNSSYFVEWIPNNVKSSVCDIATLTLIIFL